A stretch of the Panicum virgatum strain AP13 chromosome 9N, P.virgatum_v5, whole genome shotgun sequence genome encodes the following:
- the LOC120690287 gene encoding probable LRR receptor-like serine/threonine-protein kinase At2g16250, whose translation MVRARGLWALLLVALAAAAAAPGAVLAQGNLTSRSDLRGLYALRGSLGLRARDWPRHADPCAAWAGVGCRGGRVVSLTLVGLRRTRLGRLNPRFQVDGLRNLTQLEVFNAAGFGLPGSIPAWLGDGLAPTFQSLDISACAVSGEIPASALSGLGNLTTLNLAGNKLSGPLPAAALAGLTRLRTLNLSDNAFSGALPDAVWSLSVLSVLDISRANLTGALPTTGLALPANAQVVDLSGNLFYGMVPEAFRRLFAGVLLANISGNYFDGKLNVTDGGGGNASFELNCFLDVPGQRTQADCQQFYARRGLPYDGPVNPPAPQPESAPARKKKHKKLKYILIGAIGGGLLLVGALAALVFCFAYSGRRKHDQRESGATPSAPSGVAATAAVGASGGTQPSALSANTAKVGDSFAYDQLASATSGFGEERLIKHGHSGDLYHGVLQDGTAVVVKRITARVARKDAYLAELDLFAKGMHERLVPFLGHCLDKEEEKVLVYKFVRNGDLSSALHRKSRDDDEGMQSLDWIKRLKIATGVAEALCYLHHECTPPMVHRDVQASSVLLDDKFDVRLGSLSEVCPQEGEGHQNVITKLLRFSSTADQGSSGSPSATCSYDVYCFGKVLLELVTGRLGISASKDAATSEWLDATLRCVNIYEKELMSKIIDPTLIIDEDHLEEVWAMAIVAKSCLNPRSSKRPPMKYILKALENPLKVVREDNGSSSARLRATSSRGSWNAALFGSWRHSSSEIGPSRDDNILKRSETIKSSGGSNGDHSSSRRRQSKEIFPEPSGSRDTED comes from the exons AtggtgcgcgcgcgcgggctcTGGGCGCTGCTGCTCGttgcgctggcggcggcggcggcggcgcccggggcGGTGCTGGCGCAGGGGAATCTGACGTCGCGGTCGGATCTCCGGGGGCTGTACGCGCTGCGGGGCTCCCTCGGCCTCCGAGCGCGGGACTGGCCGCGGCATGCCGACCcctgcgcggcgtgggcgggcgtgggctgccgcggcggccgcgtcgtGTCGCTCACGCTCGTCGGGCTACGGCGCACGCGGCTGGGCCGCCTGAATCCGCGCTTCCAAGTCGACGGGCTGCGGAACCTCACTCAGCTCGAGGTCTTCAACGCGGCGGGCTTCGGGCTCCCCGGCTCCATCCCGGCGTGGCTCGGCGACGGGCTCGCGCCCACGTTCCAGTCCCTCGACATCTCCGCCTGCGCCGTCTCGGGGGAGATCCCCGCCTCGGCGCTCTCCGGCCTCGGCAACCTCACTACACTCAACCTCGCAGGGAACAAACTCTCGGGGCccctcccggccgccgcgctcgcgggGCTCACGCGGCTCAGGACCCTCAACCTCTCGGACAATGCCTTCTCGGGCGCGCTACCTGACGCGGTCTGGTCGCTCTCGGTGCTCAGCGTTCTCGACATCTCTCGGGCCAACCTCACCGGCGCATTGCCCACGACAGGGCTTGCGCTGCCAGCCAATGCGCAGGTGGTGGATCTGTCGGGGAacctcttctatggcatggtaCCGGAGGCCTTCCGCCGGCTGTTCGCTGGGGTGCTGCTGGCCAATATCTCTGGGAACTACTTTGACGGCAAGCTAAATGTGAccgatggtggtggtgggaaTGCGTCGTTTGAGTTGAATTGTTTCCTTGACGTGCCTGGACAGCGTACCCAGGCCGATTGCCAGCAGTTCTATGCCAGGCGTGGGTTGCCCTATGATGGGCCAGTCAACCCACCCGCGCCGCAGCCTGAATCTGCACCggcaaggaagaagaagcacAAGAAACTGAAGTACATACTGATTGGGGCCATTGGCGGAGGCCTCCTGCTGGTAGGTGCGCTTGCAGCCCTTGTGTTTTGTTTTGCGTATTCTGGGAGGAGGAAGCATGACCAGAGGGAAAGTGGGGCAACGCCAAGTGCGCCATCGGGAGTGGCAGCTACCGCCGCGGTTGGAGCTTCTGGTGGCACACAGCCTTCTGCATTGTCTGCAAACACGGCGAAAGTTGGCGATTCATTTGCTTATGACCAACTTGCCAGTGCGACCTCAGGATTTGGGGAAGAGAGGCTTATCAAGCACGGTCACTCAGGTGATCTGTACCATGGGGTGCTCCAAGATGGAACTGCCGTGGTGGTGAAGAGGATCACGGCGCGCGTGGCTCGTAAGGATGCATATCTGGCAGAACTAGATTTGTTTGCGAAAGGAATGCATGAAAGGCTGGTTCCATTCCTGGGGCATTGTcttgataaagaagaagaaaaggttcTTGTGTATAAGTTTGTTCGAAATGGTGACTTGTCAAGTGCACTGCACAGAAAATCAAGGGATGACGATGAGGGCATGCAATCTTTGGACTGGATAAAGAGGTTGAAGATTGCAACAGGGGTGGCTGAGGCTCTTTGCTACCTGCACCATGAGTGTACTCCACCGATGGTTCACAG GGATGTGCAAGCCAGCAGTGTCCTTCTTGATGATAAATTTGATGTACGCCTTGGCAGTTTGAGCGAGGTGTGTCCTCAAGAAGGGGAAGGACACCAAAATGTCATCACAAAGCTGTTGAGATTTTCTTC GACGGCGGATCAAGGTTCTTCTG GTTCTCCATCTGCAACTTGCTCATATGATGTCTATTGCTTTGGAAAAGTTTTACTGGAGCTGGTGACAGGAAGACTTGGCATTAGTGCATCAAAAGATGCTGCCACAAGTGAATGGCTTGATGCCACCCTGCGGTGTGTCAATATTTATGAGAAGGAGCTTATGAGCAAAATCATCGATCCAACGCTTATCATTGATGAGGATCATTTGGAGGAAGTCTGGGCAATGGCGATTGTTGCCAAGTCCTGCTTGAATCCGCGGTCTTCCAAACGCCCGCCGATGAAGTACATTCTAAAAGCACTAGAGAACCCCTTGAAGGTGGTCCGGGAAGATAACGGTTCCAGCTCGGCCAGGTTGAGAGCTACATCATCACGGGGTTCATGGAATGCCGCACTCTTTGGTAGTTGGCGGCATAGCTCGTCTGAAATAGGTCCTTCAAGGGATGACAACATTCTGAAACGATCAGAGACAATCAAGTCATCTGGTGGGAGCAACGGTGATCATTCTTCCTCCCGCAGGAGGCAATCCAAGGAGATCTTCCCTGAGCCTTCTGGCTCTCGTGACACCGAGGATTAG
- the LOC120687262 gene encoding uncharacterized protein LOC120687262, giving the protein MEIDTRCPVCLRLDEDGGHCFLKCKYAKQCWRALGLEEEREMLCKCSSSMQVSENIMSMQESKRILIIGLLWSWWDARNKVNAGTERRSIDEIIYRARLVTQNVQELPTNAESINARERDRRWVPPGRDVWKINVDAAFLEKDLGGAWGFVVRDDHSRAVLAGAGRIAVVSDALCAEARACIEALMVAANQGMQHVMVETDSQTLVKALQTDEFDRAQGGVLFREAKFLMATMFSSASVVHVHRSCNLVAHELARAGRIRDLDHPAVWVHPLPDFVIALLVRESAEPLVP; this is encoded by the coding sequence ATGGAAATTGATACTAGATGCCCAGTTTGTCTGAGATTGGATGAGGACGGGGGTCATTGCTTCTTGAAATGTAAATATGCAAAACAATGCTGGAGGGCCCTTGGTCtggaagaggagagggagatgCTGTGCAAGTGCTCATCATCTATGCAGGTTTCGGAGAACATTATGTCCATGCAGGAATCGAAAAGAATCCTAATCATTGGTCTATTGTGGTCTTGGTGGGATGCTCGAAATAAAGTGAACGCAGGAACAGAAAGGAGATCAATTGATGAGATTATATATAGAGCCCGATTGGTGACACAGAATGTGCAGGAATTGCCCACCAATGCAGAATCGATCAATGCACGAGAACGTGATCGACGATGGGTGCCGCCGGGGCGGGATGTATGGAAGATAAATGTTGATGCAGCTTTCTTGGAGAAGGACCTTGGGGGTGCATGGGGCTTTGTGGTTCGTGATGATCATTCCAGAGCAGTCTTGGCAGGTGCTGGTCGGATTGCGGTGGTGAGTGATGCCCTCTGTGCTGAAGCCCGTGCTTGTATTGAGGCGCTAATGGTAGCAGCGAATCAAGGCATGCAACATGTCATGGTGGAAACAGACTCCCAGACCCTGGTCAAGGCTCTACAAACGGATGAGTTCGATCGTGCTCAGGGGGGTGTGTTATTCAGAGAAGCGAAGTTCCTGATGGCCACCATGTTTAGTTCGGCATCAGTGGTACATGTTCATCGTTCTTGTAATTTAGTAGCTCATGAATTGGCTCGTGCTGGTCGTATTAGGGACTTGGATCACCCGGCTGTATGGGTGCATCCTCTCCCAGACTTTGTAATCGCTTTATTGGTTCGCGAATCCGCTGAACCTCTGGTGCCTTAA
- the LOC120691569 gene encoding phosphatidylinositol transfer protein 3-like, whose translation MFRRKHAPDFNSNDAEQRKAKINELKVALGPLSARGEKYCSEACLKRYLEARNWNVAKSRKMLEESLKWRAAYRPEDIRWPDVSAEGETGKMYRASFRDREDRTIVVMRPTKQNTSSHEGQIRFLVYTLENAILHLPEAQEKMVWLIDFTGWTMAHASPIKTARETANILQNHYPDRLAIGFLFNPPKVFEAFFKVIKVFLDPKTIEKVNFVYQKDEESMKVLYKYIDPEVLPVEFGGNSDVIYNHEEYSELMIKDDIETANFWSDDAKTDHANPVTNGTMVPEVKPQPSVLAAKAS comes from the exons ATGTTTAGGAGAAAGCATGCCCCTGACTTTAACTCAAATGATGCTGAGCAGAGAAAAGCAAAG ATAAATGAACTGAAAGTTGCACTTGGGCCTTTGTCTGCCCGTGGTGAGAAGTACTGCAGTGAAGCGTGCTTGAAAAGATACCTAGAAGCCAGGAACTGGAATGTTGCCAAGTCAAGAAAAATGTTGGAAGAAAGTCTGAAGTGGCGAGCAGCTTACAGGCCTGAGGACATTCGCTGG CCTGATGTTTCTGCTGAAGGGGAAACAGGTAAAATGTACAGGGCAAGTTTCCGAGACAGAGAGGACAGAACTATTGTAGTTATGAGGCCTACAAAACAG AATACTTCGTCCCATGAAGGGCAGATACGGTTCCTTGTATATACTTTGGAGAATGCTATCCTCCACCTGCCTGaagctcaagagaaaatggtatGGTTGATAGATTTCACAGGATGGACAATGGCCCATGCCTCGCCCATAAAAACCGCCAGAGAAACTGCGAACATACTGCAAAATCATTACCCTGACAGGCTGGCTATTGGATTTCTATTTAATCCCCCAAAAGTATTTGAGGCTTTTTTTAAG GTTATTAAAGTTTTCCTTGACCCGAAAACAATCGAGAAGGTGAACTTTGTTTACCAGAAGGATGAGGAGAGCATGAAGGTCCTGTACAAGTACATTGATCCTGAAGTCCTTCCGGTAGAGTTTGGGGGGAACAGCGATGTGATCTACAACCATGAGGAGTACTCAGAGCTGATGATCAAGGATGACATCGAAACAGCTAACTTTTGGTCAGATGATGCAAAAACTGACCATGCTAACCCTGTCACCAATGGGACCATGGTTCCTGAAGTTAAACCGCAGCCATCGGTACTTGCTGCTAAAGCTAGCTGA
- the LOC120691087 gene encoding phosphatidylinositol transfer protein 3-like isoform X2 → MFRRKHAYHFNSSDAEQRQAKINELKSAFGPLSARGEKYCSEACLIRYLEARNWNVTKSKKMLEESLKWRVAYRPEDIRWNTTSHDGQIRFLVYVLENAILSLPEGQEKMVWLIDFTGWTMAHATPIKTARESTSILQNYYPERLGIAFLFNPPKVFEAFYKAVKYFLDPRSIEKLNFVYLKDEESMKVLYRCIDPEVLPVDFGGRNNVVYNHEEYTKLMLEDDNKTSSFWADDAKPANRVANGTLVADVRPQSSLIAAKAS, encoded by the exons ATGTTCAGGAGAAAGCATGCCTATCATTTCAACTCCAGTGATGCTGAGCAAAGACAAGCAAAG ATAAATGAATTAAAATCCGCATTTGGGCCTTTGTCTGCCCGCGGTGAGAAGTACTGCAGTGAAGCATGTTTGATAAGATATCTAGAAGCCCGGAACTGGAATGTTACCAAGTCGAAAAAAATGCTGGAAGAAAGCCTCAAGTGGAGGGTAGCTTATAGGCCGGAGGATATTCGCTGG AATACAACGTCCCATGATGGGCAAATCCGGTTTCTTGTATATGTTTTGGAGAATGCAATCCTGAGCCTTCCTGAAGGTCAAGAGAAAATGGTATGGCTGATAGACTTCACAGGATGGACAATGGCCCATGCCACGCCTATAAAGACTGCTAGAGAATCTACAAGCATCCTGCAAAATTATTACCCTGAGAGGCTGGGTATTGCATTTCTGTTTAATCCCCCAAAAGTATTTGAAGCTTTTTATAAG GCTGTCAAATATTTCCTTGACCCGAGATCAATCGAGAAGTTGAACTTCGTGTACctgaaggatgaggagagcaTGAAGGTCCTGTACAGGTGCATTGATCCGGAGGTCCTTCCGGTGGACTTCGGAGGGAGGAACAATGTGGTGTATAACCACGAGGAGTACACCAAGTTGATGCTGGAAGATGACAACAAAACCTCAAGCTTCTGGGCAGATGACGCGAAACCTGCTAACCGTGTCGCCAATGGGACCTTGGTTGCCGATGTCAGGCCTCAGTCGTCGCTAATTGCTGCTAAAGCCAGTTGA
- the LOC120691087 gene encoding phosphatidylinositol transfer protein 3-like isoform X1 — MFRRKHAYHFNSSDAEQRQAKINELKSAFGPLSARGEKYCSEACLIRYLEARNWNVTKSKKMLEESLKWRVAYRPEDIRWPDVDVEAETGKMYRASFRDREGRTVVIMRPTKENTTSHDGQIRFLVYVLENAILSLPEGQEKMVWLIDFTGWTMAHATPIKTARESTSILQNYYPERLGIAFLFNPPKVFEAFYKAVKYFLDPRSIEKLNFVYLKDEESMKVLYRCIDPEVLPVDFGGRNNVVYNHEEYTKLMLEDDNKTSSFWADDAKPANRVANGTLVADVRPQSSLIAAKAS, encoded by the exons ATGTTCAGGAGAAAGCATGCCTATCATTTCAACTCCAGTGATGCTGAGCAAAGACAAGCAAAG ATAAATGAATTAAAATCCGCATTTGGGCCTTTGTCTGCCCGCGGTGAGAAGTACTGCAGTGAAGCATGTTTGATAAGATATCTAGAAGCCCGGAACTGGAATGTTACCAAGTCGAAAAAAATGCTGGAAGAAAGCCTCAAGTGGAGGGTAGCTTATAGGCCGGAGGATATTCGCTGG CCTGATGTTGATGTTGAAGCGGAAACTGGCAAAATGTACAGGGCAAGTTTTCGAGATAGAGAGGGAAGAACCGTTGTAATTATGAGACCTACAAAGGAG AATACAACGTCCCATGATGGGCAAATCCGGTTTCTTGTATATGTTTTGGAGAATGCAATCCTGAGCCTTCCTGAAGGTCAAGAGAAAATGGTATGGCTGATAGACTTCACAGGATGGACAATGGCCCATGCCACGCCTATAAAGACTGCTAGAGAATCTACAAGCATCCTGCAAAATTATTACCCTGAGAGGCTGGGTATTGCATTTCTGTTTAATCCCCCAAAAGTATTTGAAGCTTTTTATAAG GCTGTCAAATATTTCCTTGACCCGAGATCAATCGAGAAGTTGAACTTCGTGTACctgaaggatgaggagagcaTGAAGGTCCTGTACAGGTGCATTGATCCGGAGGTCCTTCCGGTGGACTTCGGAGGGAGGAACAATGTGGTGTATAACCACGAGGAGTACACCAAGTTGATGCTGGAAGATGACAACAAAACCTCAAGCTTCTGGGCAGATGACGCGAAACCTGCTAACCGTGTCGCCAATGGGACCTTGGTTGCCGATGTCAGGCCTCAGTCGTCGCTAATTGCTGCTAAAGCCAGTTGA